In the genome of Eschrichtius robustus isolate mEscRob2 chromosome 2, mEscRob2.pri, whole genome shotgun sequence, the window CCTAAGTGAGCAGAGTCAGGGAAGGGTGGGGATTCCCTGGCGCCAGGTGCTGGGGAAAGAACCAGGGTGCCCAGGGAGGGGTGTGATAAGAGAGGATGCAGAGCTCTTCAGGGGTGGGGCTGTCAGGCAGCAGGTTTTATTGGGAAAGAACACCACTCAGGAGCTGGGTGTCGCAGAGTCTGCTGGGTCCTGGGCTGCAGCAGCGGCCATCGCGGCAGCTCGTgcctccttcttctttctttgtttctcctcTTTGAGGCGCTTGCGATGCTGCTTCTCCAAGTCCTGCAGCAGCTCCTGGAAGCGGGCACTCCTCGGGTCCACGTGGTATCCCAGGCGCTCCTGGGCCTCAGCCTGCAGCCGAGCCCTCCGCTCCTTGTCCGCTCGCTCCTTCTCCCTGCGctcctgctgctgccgctgccaggTCTCAATCATCTGTGGCATCTTGGCCATGCGCTCTTCAATGAGCTGCTCCCTGCAGGGGAAAGAGAGTGGTCAGTGAGGGCAGCCAGAGCAGTACCCATCCACCCATACCCCGCCCCCAAGCCTTTGCCCACATCCTGCATCTCCCAACTCCCCCACGTCTCAAGATGAAAGACTGGGAAGACTTATGGTGGCCATTAAAACTGTGAAGAAAAATTCTTGACAAGTGAAGAGAGGCGGGAGAGAGAAACCAACATGTGTAGCCTTGAGCATGAGAGAACCAAGCCCCAGTAATTCCTAGGAGCAGACCCCAAGTCAACGCAACATTTCCCTGAGCTGTCTACTGAACGTCGCGTGTTATGCCAGCTATTCCCACAGCTCACTCCTCCATCCTACAGACATCACTGAGCAACCGCTGCATGCCAGGCCTACTTCGAGGCACAGAAGTGAAGGCAAGAAATGGATTGGACCTTTCCCTCCAAGCCTGTGAGTTTGTAGGTGTGAGTCGCTGTCCCATTTTAAGAATTAGAAACATGAAACTGAAAGCCCTATGGCAGGGGTTAGCCAGCTGGGATAACTGGGGTCATCAGAGAGGTGTTCACATCCTAACTCCACCGTTCACTGCCTAAGTGACTGGACAAGTGACTTCACCTTCCTAGGCCTCAGTGTCCTACCTCTAAAATAAGGGTGGTTCCCTCTTCCTCTTGGAGCTGCCGTGAGGACAAGAACAATAAACACCAGGAACACACCTGCCTGCCTTTGGCTGCCCCCTCCCTTCAGTAAGTGGCACAATCAATGTCCCTGGTCTTGCCTCCATTCTACTCCAAATCCTTCAGACCTGCCTCCAAGTCTGACCTCTGCCCTTGATTCCATGCCCCATCACCTCCCACTCTTCCCCAGCTACACTAATGTCCAGGCTGTTCCTCAAAGCacattcctacctcagggcctttgcaccagctGTTCCCGCTTCCCATGACTACCACTGATCATTCAGGTTTCTGCTTAAACATTTAAACGTCAAATTCTCAGAGAGGCCTGAGGCCTACCAAACCGAAGTCCCCCTCAGGCATGCATTCTCCACCCAATTTTATCTTCCTAATGGCTCTCTGTCACCACCTGAAATTATCTTTTTGCTCCCTGCTGTGCCCTCAGCAGGGGGGACAAGGCCTTGCGCACAGTAGGCGCTCAGTAAAGATTTGTTGATGAAAGACTAAATGTAACTGTTATTCAGAAGTCTGTTTTGTATCTAGGTGAGGATTCACGTAAATACTGCATGCAAACCCCGCGATAAAATGCCCGATGGACTAAGTACTGCTGTTGGGACACAGTTCACCCGCGGCCCGCAGCCCCGCGCCTGCCCGACCGCACGCACGCACCTGGCTCGTAGCTTCTGCTCCTCGGCCAACTGCTGCACCCGCAGCGACTCCTGCATGGCCGCCAGGCTCGGGTACCATTCGCGCTCCTCAGCCTCCAGCTCGTGCAGCTGTTTCCGCGAAGGCCACAGAGAACCGGCGGCCACACCGGAGGCGGCGCCGTGCCGCCCGAACTGCTTAGCTGCGTAGCGCGGCCCCAGCTGCCAGGGCGGGGTCAGTGGGTCATCCGGGTCGGGCCACCAGGGCCCCTTTGAGCGGCGCGGGGGCGGAGGCGCTCGGTAGGCGCGGGAGCCCGGGCCTAGGGTCATCGCCAACCCGAGCAGGCTGCGCGCCTGCCTTACGGGCGCAGCCATATTGGCCGTACGGGGTCCTCGCGCGCTGGCCGGGCTGGCCAAGGCGCTGCCTGCGCGTGAGGTTTGCTGAAGCCCCGGAGGAGGCCGGTAACTTCCCTACCGCCTCTGTTCCGGGCAGGGAAGAGAAGAGGggagtaatatttttttttacacatcttcaagtgtaattttaaattttattgtagcAGTTAATTTATTAAAGtcgtatttaaaatttaattttatattttaaaaatagcaattactttctatgttaaaatttaaatgtttaacatttaaaatcatttaaatatttaaacattcaaATGTCATTTCAATTTTAAGTTCAATCTACGTagtactttatattttaatttaaatattttaaatctattcaaaatatttaaattttataaacatttagaTATTGTTCATAacattattttatgctttttaatttgatcttagtatctttgttaaaattttaattttcaataattatttaaagctttacttaacatttattttaaatatttacatttctgtttaaaacatttaaatctgAATGTAGCTATTGTTTAAGATATTTatgtagaaattttattttaaattctattgtaaatagttacTTTAtgccttttaatttaatttttttatattttaaaacgttTAAAACGTTTGATCGTGGTGTAGAaattaaatactatttttaaaaaaggatttccaccttgaaaaggaaggaaattctgacccatgctacagcatggatgaactttgaaagaCATAATactgagagaaataaagcagTCAGAAAAGGACATAgattgtataattccacttacatgaggtgcATAGAGTAGtggaattcatagagacagaaagtagaatggtggttgggaggggcagggagattGGGAatgggagttattgcttaatagatatagagtttctgtttgggatgatgaaaaagttctggagatggatggtgatgatggtttcacaacactgaatgtgcttaatgccactgaacagtacacttaaaaatggttaaaaaagggacctccctggtggctctgtggttaagaatctgcctgccaatgcaggggacacgggtttgagccctggtctggttaagattccacatgccgcggagcaactaagcctgtgcgccacaactactaagcctgcgctctagagcccgcgagccacaactactgagcctgcgtgccacaactactgaagcctgcatgtgcagagcctgtgctctgcaacaagagaagccaccgcagagaagcccgcgcaccgcacggAAGAGTAGCTCCTGCACGTCGCAACTAGATcttcacagcaacgaagaccctacgcagccaaaaaaaaaaaaaaaaaaatgcagtttgcTCAGTGAGCAAAGAAGCCTGGACAAGAGTGTTCAGAGCAGTAACATATATCTCATATATATCATTCTCAAGAAACAATCCACACCTGAGTCCATCTGCAGTAGACTGGATCCCTAAATTGTGATGTTTTAGCCAACAGAATACTGCACAGGAATGCAGGAGTATTCACAGCTGCTCACAGCAATGTGGATGATTCTCACCGACATTTTATGCAACAAAGGAAGCAGGACCCAAATGATTCCTTTTCATAAAGGAATGTTTTTCATTGTGGAAAGTTTACACAAATTGTCCTTTTTTAATAAAGTTGAACAATCCTAGTGTCATTGTGGATGC includes:
- the GADD45GIP1 gene encoding large ribosomal subunit protein mL64 is translated as MAAPVRQARSLLGLAMTLGPGSRAYRAPPPPRRSKGPWWPDPDDPLTPPWQLGPRYAAKQFGRHGAASGVAAGSLWPSRKQLHELEAEEREWYPSLAAMQESLRVQQLAEEQKLRAREQLIEERMAKMPQMIETWQRQQQERREKERADKERRARLQAEAQERLGYHVDPRSARFQELLQDLEKQHRKRLKEEKQRKKKEARAAAMAAAAAQDPADSATPSS